ATAGCCGGAGGCCAGCGACTGCAGGCGGGAGAGATACTTTTCTTCGATCTGGCCGCGCAGGGAGCCGGTTCCGCCGGAGGAGGAGCCCTGCCGGGCGGTTTCCGGGCCGGAATTGCCGCCTTCAGCTCCGGCAGGGGCCTGCCCTGCGCCGCCCGGAGAGGTGCCGCTTTCACTTCCGGCAGGGGCTTGCCGGTTTTCCGGGGCGGTTTTGCCGCCGCTGCCGCCGGCAGGGTCTTGCCTGTTTTCCGGGCCCGTTTCCGCGCCGCCGGAGCCTGCCGGCTGTTCCTGCGGGGCGGCGGGGGGCCTGAAGGGGCTGTGCTGCACCGGCAGCGCCGCTCCGGCCAGAGCAACGAACAGGAGCAAAACCATTGCTTTCAGGACGCTTTTTTTGAACATGGCGGCGCCTCCTTTTTACATGCGTTTTTTGCAAAACCGGCCGCGGTTCCGGGCTTTACCCGGCCCGGCCCTGCGTTTTGCCGCAAAGAAGGTAAACTGCTGCCGCTAAAAACAACGCCTCCAGCGGCAGGCACGGCCAGGAGGCCGGGAAGGCCTTTTTAAAGTGAAAAAAGCTGTGGATATTGTGCCAGACGGGGCCGGCGCTAAAGAGCCAGTTAGCGTCGGGCAGTTCTCCTAAAAGCCCTGCGGCCGGCATTCCCCAGTCTTTTTGCCTTCTGGCCCGCTGAAAAAGCAGGGCCAGCACGCCCGCTCCCAGCAGGAAGTTTGCGGGCAGGCCCAGTTCGTAATGGGGCGTGGCATCCAGTAGAAAATGGGAGGCAAAGGCAAGGAAAAACAGGCAGGGCCGGTTGAACCTGCCGTACTTATATATTACGGCTGCTGCAGCAATGTGGGCGGCTCCGGTCATGTAACGGCTCCTTGTGGAAAATAGCTTAGGCTGTTGGGCCGGTGCTGAACCTGGTATAGTTCTTTCTACGGCAATCGGGCCGATACCTTTTTGTTCATCCGGTTTTTCCCACCGGAAGAAAAATTTTTTTGTTTATATTTTTTAATTATGGAAACTGGCAGGAAAATTATTACTGTGTGTCGAATAACCTTTTATTTATCACACTTACTTAAGCAAGTTTTATAAATTCTCCGGCGATTCAGAATAACTGAACAACAGGCGGAATTTATGCGGCTGTTGGGAGGTGGGGCTTTCACGGTTAAACCGGCTTAAGGCGGGCTTATTGGTACGTTTTAGAAAGAGAGGTGTTTTAGGTCAATGCGAGTAAAGTCAAGACAAACCGCCGTACCTTTTTTGGTTTTATGCTTTGTTTTAGCGTTTGCCGGAGCGGCTTTTGCTGCCGCTTTTTCCGACACCGGAGGGCACTGGGCCGAAAGCCGGATAGCCGAGTGGGCGCAAAAGGGCCTGGTGCAGGGCTACCCGGACGGCACGTTCAGGCCGGACGGCGAAGTTACGCGGGCGGAATTCGTTGCCCTCACCAACCGCGCCTTTGGCGTAGTGAAGGCGGGCGCGGCTGAAGCCGGCTTTGCGGACGTAAAGCCGGGCGACTGGTTTTATGAAGATGTGATGGCGGCTAAAGCCGCGGGCTATATTGCAGGCTACCCGGACGGCACCTTTATGCCTGACCGGAACATAACCCGCCAGGAGGCGGCCGTTATCCTGGCCAGGCTGCTGGGCCTGCAGCCCGACGCGGGCAGGGCGGCCGGGTTTGCCGACGGCGGCGCGGTTGGAGCGTGGGCTGCCGGCAGTGTCGGAGCGGTGGCCAAGGCCGGCCTGATGGTGGGCATGCCCGACGGCACTTTCATGCCGCTTAAGGGCACCACCCGCGCCGAAGCGGTGGTCCTGCTCGACCGGGCCGTGGCCTACAGGCCGGCCGGCGCCATAGAAGGCAGTGTTACCCTGAACGGCAGCGCGGCGTCCGGGGCAAGCGTGCGCGTTTTCGCGGCCGGCGGCTATGAGGTGCTGAAGGAGGCCGTTACCGGAAGCGACGGCAAGTTTAAGGTGGAGCTGCCCCCGGGCGAATACGACGTTACCGCGGCTGCGGCGGCGGATGTTGCCTTTGCCGGAGGCGTGAAGGTGGCCTCTTCAAGGGCTACCGGGGTGAGCCTGGCCCTGCAGCCGGCGGCCGTAATAAGCGGCGTGCTGAAAGACAGGGACGGCAGCAGCGCGGTGAAGAACACGGCCGTGCTGTTCACCGCCAACCCCACGTTTGCTGCCAGGACTGACGGCGAGGGCAAATTCACCGTTCCGGTGCTGCCCAACCGCACCTACACGGTGCGCGCCTACGATCCGGGCAAGAAGGGCGCCGCCCCGGAAGTGGTGAAGACCGGGCTGGAGGTCGGCCCTGCCGGCAAATACGATATAGGCACGCTTAATGCTCCCTTTGAGGTAAGCGCCGTAAGCGGCGGAGGCGGTGGCGGCGGCGGGCCCAGCGGGCCGATAGTGCTGACGGTGATTTCGGCTGGAGAGTACAAAGACCCCAGGGGTTATAAAATCGCCAGCTTCGGCACCTTTGGGCCGGCAAGCGGGACGGCCACCTTCACCAGCAAGTTAATTATCGATCCGGGCGATGCCGGCACGCTAACCCTGCGCAACATCAGCGCCGGCGAAATTGAGGTGCTTTCGGGCGGCACAAGCTCCGTGCACACTCAATACGTGAAAGCCGGCAAGCTGGTTGCAAGTGCCTCCGGCGGTGTGAAAATTGAGGCCGGCGAAGGCACCGTTATTACCACGACCGAAGTGCAGGGCGAGACTCACATTGCCGTTGCCCCGGGCGCTTTGGCGAGCTTTGGAGCGATTACAATTAAGTCCGGGGCCGCCGGCAAGACGGTAGCATTCAGCGGCGACTTGAGCGGCAGCACCGTAACGGTGGCAGCCGGCAGCGTTACCCTGCAGGCCGACAGCGGCGTGCAGATGGGCAGGGTGGTCATTGATGCGCCGGGAGAAATTAACCTTACGGGCGCCGGCAGCTTCGGCGAGATTGAAGTATCCGAAAATGCCGGACAGGGCGGCACGCCGGTAATTAACGTAGTCGCCGGCACCGGTGTGGATAAGCTGGTCCTGTCCACCACCGTGGAGCTTAAGGGTGACGGCATTATCAATGTGCCCCTGGAAGTGACCGATCCGGAAAATGTTCAGATTATAGTAAATGATCAGGGTGCGAAGGACGCTCTTACAAATAAAGCAAAAAGCGATGCTGAAGCTGCTATCGCGGCCATTCCCAGTTCGATTACCCTGAATGACGAAGCGGCCGTGGTGTCGGCCAGGAACAAAGTAAACGCCGTGCAGGTGTTGAAGGACAAAGGCGAAAACCTGGGCGATCTTATTTCAAATCTAGGCAAGCTGGAAGACGCTGAAAGCGTCATCAGTGCTTTAAAGAGTATAGATGTGGGCTTTGCCTCGGGCGACAGCGCTGCCGGCGTGACTAAAAACCTGACCCTGCCCGGCACGGCCGGCGGTTTAGCTGTTGACTGGCAGTCTTCCGATACGGCAGTAATTACAGCCTGTGGAGCGGTGACCAGGCAGGAAACAGACAGGCAGGTAAAATTGACGGCAACTGTCACAAAAGGTAGTATTACCGGAACCAGGGAATTTACGCTGACCGTCAAGGCCGTTCCGCCGGAGATAATCAGCTTCGCCGGCGAAGCCCCTGATGCCGGAAATGTCATAACCGTGCCCCTGGCCAACATTACCACAACCACCGGCATAGAGGTTTCCAGGGATTGCAGCCTGGCCCTGAACATGGAGGGAATGGGCGCCGTCCGGCAGTTCGATCTGGAAGCCGGCAAAGTAAACAGCATTTATAATATCCTCATCCCTGGCGCAGGTGAGGTTGACCTGTCCGGGCTGGATTTGAACAAGCTTGCAGATGCGGCCGGTCAGTGCCCGCCCGACACCAGAGAGGACATTCTGGACGCGGTGGACTTCGCCGCCCTGTTTGACCTCCTGTCTGGCAATCCTGAGGTTAAGAGCCGGATCATTGATGAAACAGACCTCGACGGGCTGATGGATCAAATTGTTGGTGACCCCGGCGTGGACCTGGATGCGGTTTTTGACGCCTTTGATTTTGCCGGGGTGCTCAACGCCGTGCGGGACGACGGCAGCATCACCAGTGACGACATCATGGACGCCGTGAACTTCGACGAGCTGGCGGAAATTATTAACAACCTTGCTGATCAACAGCTCAAAGACAGGATACTTGATGCCATAGACATTGATAAACTGCTGGATGCCGATACGAAAGAAGAATTGTACGCGGCCGTTAATTTCAGCGCCCTGTTCGAAGCTTTAAGCGATGTAGACGAGCTTGTCAAGGACGACATTTTCCGGACCATCAACTTCACCGCCCTGTTCGACATGCTGAGCGGTGCGGATGCCGGTACCGTCGAAGCTGTTTTCGGCGCCGTTAACTTTACAAGTTTGTTTGAAGCGGTGGCCGGCGCAGGGGATGACACGGTTTCCGCAGTTGTGGAGGCGGCCCTTCAAATGGCGGACATTATGAGGGACTGCGGCATATCCAGGAACGACATTCTCGACACTATTGACTTCAGCTCTCTGAATAAAGAAAGCCTGTACGAATGGCTGAGCGAGGTTGACGGGGACGGAAGCGCCCTGACGCTCGAGGCGGTGCTCACCGACAGCGCGGGCAACACCAGCACCTACACCATAAACATTGTAAAACAATAAGCTCTATGGTTTTGAGCCTGTCCGCCCATTAGTTCAAAAAGCGCTCCTGAAAAATGAGCGCACCCATGCCAAAAGCCCCCTGCCGTGCCGGCAGCGGGGCTTTTGTCTCACTCATTTTTTGTAAACGTCTCCGCGCGGTCCTATGGAATTTATGACTACTAACCTTTCTTCGTCTACCACTGTGTAAATAATCCTTATGCCACCAAGACGATACCTGTAATTTTGGCCGGCACCGCGCAATTTCTTAATGTTCGGTCCGCTTGCGGGGTTTGAGCAGATAGTTTCAATGGCAGCGGTTATTCGTTTTTGTATAATTCTGTCGGCGCGTTTGATGTAATTACAGGCCTGGGCTGACAGCCTGACCCTAAAGGTCAAGTTCCCGCTTGAGTTCATCCCACTCAATTCCGCCTTCCTGACATTTACCTTCATTTAAGGCTGTTCTTTCGCTTTCCGGCCAGTCCAGGTAAATAAAGTCAAGGCATTTCGGGCAGATAAATTCATCATGCCATATTTGATCTTCAGGCGTGTCAGGACCATTCAAAACATCTGCAGGCACGAGCGGAGTGCCGCATTCCGGGCAGTTGGGGGAGATGTAAAAAGGCTTGTTTTGCGGGCGCGGCTTTGCCGCACTGTCAGGCGGCGAAATTGTTAAAAGCATTTCAAGGTATTTTTTAGCTCTGGCCAGGTTATGTTCCGGAAGCCTGTCGACCAGGCGGTGAAGTTCTTCTTTGGGTATACCCATTCAAGCCACCCTTTCCCTTCTTTATTACCCGTTCATTTGCCGGGATGTTAAAAATTTGGATTCTGCTTCTTCAAGGTCTTTCCGCTATTGTAATTCTATCACAAAAAAAATAATATATAAATCTTGCAAGCAATTCCCAAATTTTTAAAGTTATCTTTTTAAAAAACCTCATGCCATAACG
The window above is part of the Pelotomaculum thermopropionicum SI genome. Proteins encoded here:
- a CDS encoding hypothetical membrane protein codes for the protein MFKKSVLKAMVLLLFVALAGAALPVQHSPFRPPAAPQEQPAGSGGAETGPENRQDPAGGSGGKTAPENRQAPAGSESGTSPGGAGQAPAGAEGGNSGPETARQGSSSGGTGSLRGQIEEKYLSRLQSLASGYESRLNGLASAASSELAAAKKADPNADLNPIINKYYAAGKALEAECDSQFYSILAEFESELSAHSLPLDTAVRAREAYEARKGARAGQLLSGGL
- a CDS encoding hypothetical membrane protein, coding for MTGAAHIAAAAVIYKYGRFNRPCLFFLAFASHFLLDATPHYELGLPANFLLGAGVLALLFQRARRQKDWGMPAAGLLGELPDANWLFSAGPVWHNIHSFFHFKKAFPASWPCLPLEALFLAAAVYLLCGKTQGRAG
- a CDS encoding hypothetical membrane protein (containing two S-layer homology (SLH) domain) translates to MRVKSRQTAVPFLVLCFVLAFAGAAFAAAFSDTGGHWAESRIAEWAQKGLVQGYPDGTFRPDGEVTRAEFVALTNRAFGVVKAGAAEAGFADVKPGDWFYEDVMAAKAAGYIAGYPDGTFMPDRNITRQEAAVILARLLGLQPDAGRAAGFADGGAVGAWAAGSVGAVAKAGLMVGMPDGTFMPLKGTTRAEAVVLLDRAVAYRPAGAIEGSVTLNGSAASGASVRVFAAGGYEVLKEAVTGSDGKFKVELPPGEYDVTAAAAADVAFAGGVKVASSRATGVSLALQPAAVISGVLKDRDGSSAVKNTAVLFTANPTFAARTDGEGKFTVPVLPNRTYTVRAYDPGKKGAAPEVVKTGLEVGPAGKYDIGTLNAPFEVSAVSGGGGGGGGPSGPIVLTVISAGEYKDPRGYKIASFGTFGPASGTATFTSKLIIDPGDAGTLTLRNISAGEIEVLSGGTSSVHTQYVKAGKLVASASGGVKIEAGEGTVITTTEVQGETHIAVAPGALASFGAITIKSGAAGKTVAFSGDLSGSTVTVAAGSVTLQADSGVQMGRVVIDAPGEINLTGAGSFGEIEVSENAGQGGTPVINVVAGTGVDKLVLSTTVELKGDGIINVPLEVTDPENVQIIVNDQGAKDALTNKAKSDAEAAIAAIPSSITLNDEAAVVSARNKVNAVQVLKDKGENLGDLISNLGKLEDAESVISALKSIDVGFASGDSAAGVTKNLTLPGTAGGLAVDWQSSDTAVITACGAVTRQETDRQVKLTATVTKGSITGTREFTLTVKAVPPEIISFAGEAPDAGNVITVPLANITTTTGIEVSRDCSLALNMEGMGAVRQFDLEAGKVNSIYNILIPGAGEVDLSGLDLNKLADAAGQCPPDTREDILDAVDFAALFDLLSGNPEVKSRIIDETDLDGLMDQIVGDPGVDLDAVFDAFDFAGVLNAVRDDGSITSDDIMDAVNFDELAEIINNLADQQLKDRILDAIDIDKLLDADTKEELYAAVNFSALFEALSDVDELVKDDIFRTINFTALFDMLSGADAGTVEAVFGAVNFTSLFEAVAGAGDDTVSAVVEAALQMADIMRDCGISRNDILDTIDFSSLNKESLYEWLSEVDGDGSALTLEAVLTDSAGNTSTYTINIVKQ